The Rhododendron vialii isolate Sample 1 chromosome 5a, ASM3025357v1 genome contains a region encoding:
- the LOC131326027 gene encoding protein trichome birefringence-like 3 codes for MGSLMKSPRVRLPLSIVTVLICVFALVALLYTERISSSSSSSIFRFKSCSKQGTTRDEETMVDAPVKTEVDDRFEFDPNECSVAHGKWVFNSSLKPLYTDRTCPYIDRQFACAKNGRPDSDYRHWEWQPDDCMLPKFNPRVALQKLRGKRLMFVGDSLHRNQWESFVCLVEFVVPKDQKSMRPGKSHSVFQLKEYNATIEFYWAPFLVESNSDNPIIGDPRKRILRVDSVSKHAKYWEGVDILAFNTYVWWMSGPKMKSLWGSFANGEEGLEELETPVAYRLGLKTWANWIDSTIDPNKTRVFFTTMSPTHTRSEDWNRKDGIRCYNETKPVMKKGHWGTGSNKRMMSVVASVVEKMKVPVTVINITQISEYRIDGHASVYSELGGKLLTEEQRADPSHYADCIHWCLPGIPDTWNQIFLAHL; via the exons ATGGGCAGTTTAATGAAATCTCCCAGGGTTAGGCTACCTCTCTCCATTGTTACCGTTTTAATCTGCGTTTTTGCCCTCGTTGCTCTCTTGTACACTGAGAGAATCAGCTCCTCATCTTCCAGCTCCATATTCAGGTTCAAATCCTGCTCCAAACAGGGCACTACAAGAG ATGAGGAAACTATGGTGGATGCTCCAGTTAAAACCGAAGTGGATGACAGGTTCGAGTTTGACCCAAATGAGTGTAGTGTTGCCCATGGGAAGTGGGTGTTTAATAGTTCACTTAAGCCTCTGTACACAGACAGGACATGCCCGTACATTGACAGGCAATTTGCCTGTGCCAAAAACGGACGGCCTGATTCTGACTACCGGCACTGGGAGTGGCAGCCCGATGACTGTATGCTGCCCAAGTTCAATCCTAGAGTTGCGCTTCAGAAGCTTCGCGGAAAGAGGCTGATGTTTGTTGGCGATTCCTTGCACAGGAATCAATGGGAATCGTTCGTGTGTCTTGTGGAATTCGTCGTACCAAAAGATCAGAAGTCCATGAGACCTGGCAAATCTCATTCAGTCTTCCAACTGAAG GAATACAATGCTACAATTGAGTTCTACTGGGCTCCATTTCTAGTCGAGTCAAATTCGGATAATCCTATCATAGGAGATCCAAGGAAAAGGATACTTAGAGTGGATTCAGTTTCAAAGCATGCCAAATACTGGGAAGGTGTGGATATATTAGCATTCAACACTTACGTTTGGTGGATGAGTGGTCCGAAGATGAAGTCACT ATGGGGTTCATTTGCAAATGGTGAAGAAGGATTAGAAGAGTTGGAGACACCAGTTGCTTACAGATTAGGATTGAAGACCTGGGCTAATTGGATTGACTCAACTATTGATCCAAACAAAACCAGGGTGTTTTTCACTACTATGTCCCCTACCCacacaag AAGCGAAGATTGGAACCGCAAGGACGGAATCAGATGCTACAACGAAACGAAGCCGGTGATGAAGAAAGGCCACTGGGGAACCGGTTCGAACAAGCGGATGATGAGCGTGGTGGCGAGCGTTGTGGAGAAGATGAAAGTCCCGGTCACCGTCATCAACATCACGCAGATATCAGAGTACAGGATAGACGGACACGCTTCGGTTTACAGCGAGTTGGGTGGCAAGTTGCTGACCGAAGAGCAAAGGGCTGATCCCTCACACTATGCAGATTGTATACATTGGTGTTTGCCTGGCATTCCTGATACTTGGAATCAAATATTTTTAGCTCACTTGTAG
- the LOC131326034 gene encoding uncharacterized protein LOC131326034, giving the protein MAGGNFMHRVMSYVVNELVVNGLANSPAFQRFAVRTSKRLEDISNKAAQTREELAKQLKEASKNFEDFKNQQ; this is encoded by the exons ATGGCGGGAGGGAATTTCATGCACAGAGTTATGTCGTACGTCGTTAATGAGCTCGTCGTTAACGGTCTCGCAAACAG CCCTGCTTTCCAGAGATTCGCGGTGAGGACGTCAAAGAGGCTCGAGGATATCTCGAATAAGG CTGCCCAAACGAGGGAGGAACTTGCTAAACAGCTGAAGGAAGCATCAAAAAATTTCGAG GATTTCAAAAATCAGCAATGA
- the LOC131326026 gene encoding phosphoinositide phosphatase SAC8 translates to MEIQPHPGHFKLWSELELHEFQHKFVIKAVESTDQGFAIRRSDGTVEPLNGDDVSTNSRKVSTIYGVVGTIRSLSATHVLVITSRKEVGSYVGFPVFRVMSMKFLSCNEALRLPNYQEKRDEAYFRTLLRVIESTPGLYYSYETDITLSLQRRFKLTEGRMSKPIWKQADPRFVWNRNILEELIENKLDGFIIPLIQGSFQTEQLKLKTSPATIILISRRCTRRLGTRMWRRGSNLEGDTANFIETEQLLEFEGFRSSLLQIRGSIPLIWEQIVDLSYKPRLNVIDHDQTSKVVERHFRDVTQRYGETIAIDLTDKHGDEGQLSAAFAAEMQKLPNVRYVSFDFHHYCGKANLENIQVLYDQVSEDFEKQGYFLVDAEGKILLEQKGVIRSNCIDCLDRTNVTQSYLAQKSLNAQLLRLGVLSSEEGISIFSEDFEIFRTLWVEQGDEISLEYSGTHALKRDLVRYGKQTMAGLIKDGISSISRYFLNNFQDGVRQDAIDLVSGHYTVNINNPSPFQQNGFESFSYLPVASALIIGGLTATSVSLNQAGRNAQTIVSSIICAGVAAGMMALIKTNGRQICSRPRLCGLL, encoded by the exons ATGGAGATTCAACCCCATCCTGGCCATTTCAAGCTATGGAGCGAATTGGAGCTGCACGAATTCCAACACAAGTTCGTTATCAAAGCCGTCGAATCCACCGATCAAGGCTTTGCCATCCGCCGGTCCGATGGCACCGTCGAGCCACTCAacg GTGATGATGTTTCTACAAATTCTCGAAAAGTGTCTACGATATACGGCGTGGTTGGAACTATTAGGTCACTTTCAG CGACGCATGTGCTGGTGATAACTTCTCGGAAAGAAGTGGGAAGTTATGTGGGTTTCCCTGTTTTTCGAGTGATGTCTATGAAGTTCTTGTCCTGCAATGAGGCTTTGAGACTTCCAAACTATCAAGAA AAAAGGGATGAGGCTTACTTCAGGACCTTATTAAGAGTAATAGAATCAACTCCGGGTTTGTATTATTCATACGAGACAGATATAACCTTGAG CTTGCAGAGAAGATTCAAGTTGACTGAAGGGCGAATGAGTAAACCAATTTGGAAGCAG GCTGACCCCCGATTTGTTTGGAACAGAAATATTTTGGAGGAGCTTATTGAGAATAAG CTTGATGGGTTCATCATTCCTCTGATACAAGGGA GCTTTCAGACGGAACAGCTCAAGCTGAAAACTTCACCGGCTACAATTATATTAATTTCTAGGAGGTGTACACGAAGACTAG GGACCCGCATGTGGAGAAGAGGGTCTAATCTTGAAGGAGACACTgcaaattttattgaaactgaGCAATTGTTGGAGTTTGAAGGTTTTCGGTCTTCGCTTTTACAG ATTCGAGGTTCAATTCCGCTTATTTGGGAGCAAATTGTTGATTTGAGCTATAAACCACGACTTAATGTTATTGATCATGACCAAACA TCAAAGGTTGTGGAGCGCCATTTTCGTGATGTTACACAGAGATATGGAGAGACGATAGCCATTGACCTAACTGATAAG CATGGCGATGAGGGTCAACTGAGCGCAGCATTTGCTGCTGAAATGCAGAAGCTGCCAAACGTGAG ATATGTTTCCTTTGATTTTCATCACTATTGTGGCAAGGCAAACCTCGAGAACATACAAGTTCTCTATGACCAAGTCTCCGAGGATTTTGAAAAGCAAGG ATATTTCCTCGTGGACGCAGAAGGAAAGATACTATTGGAGCAGAAAGGGGTTATCAGATCTAATTGCATTGACTGCCTTGATCGAACAAATGTTACACAG AGTTACCTGGCTCAAAAATCTTTAAATGCACAGTTGCTGAGGCTTGGTGTACTTTCTTCCGAGGAGGGCATTTCCATTTTCAGtgaagattttgaaattttcagaaCTC TGTGGGTGGAGCAAGGTGATGAGATAAGCCTGGAATATTCCGGGACCCATGCACTCAAGCGGGACCTTGTCCG GTATGGGAAACAGACTATGGCAGGACTAATTAAAGATGGGATCAGTTCAATTTcaagatattttttaaataacttcCAAGATGGTGTTCGGCAG GATGCAATCGATCTTGTAAGTGGCCACTATACTGTCAACATCAACAACCCTTCCCCATTTCAGCAAAATGGATTTGAATCATTCTCT TATCTCCCAGTAGCATCAGCTCTCATAATTGGAGGATTAACAGCGACCTCAGTCTCGCTCAACCAAG cTGGACGAAATGCGCAAACTATTGTGTCTTCAATAATCTGTGCCGGTGTAGCTGCTGGAATGATGGCGCTGATCAAAACTAATGGAAGGCAGATTTGTTCTAGGCCTCGCTTGTGTGGCCTTCTGTAA
- the LOC131326033 gene encoding protein SLE1 — protein sequence MASGQNREELDARARQGETVFPDGSGGKSLEAQEHLAEGRSRGGQTRRDQLGTEGYQEMGHHGGETRREQIGTERYKEMGRKGGLSTTDKSGGERAEEEGIEIDESKFRTRNR from the exons ATGGCATCTGGACAGAACAGAGAAGAACTTGACGCCAGGGCAAGGCAAGGAGAAACTGTTTTCCCAGATGGCAGTGGTGGCAAGAGCCTTGAAGCTCAGGAGCATCTTGCTGAAG GGAGAAGCAGAGGAGGGCAAACCAGAAGGGACCAACTGGGGACAGAAGGGTATCAGGAGATGGGCCACCACGGGGGAGAGACCAGAAGAGAGCAGATTGGAACAGAAAGGTACAAGGAAATGGGCCGAAAAGGCGGGCTCAGCACAACGGACAAGTCCGGAGGAGAGCGGGCGGAAGAGGAAGGGATCGAGATTGACGAGTCCAAGTTTCGGACCAGGAATCGGTAG